In Arthrobacter sp. StoSoilB5, one genomic interval encodes:
- the mgrA gene encoding L-glyceraldehyde 3-phosphate reductase: MTYSAAENRYETMPYRRVGRSGLKLPAISLGLWHNFGDDKRFDEQRAILRRAFDLGVNHFDLANNYGPPDGSAETNFGRHLKEDFKPYRDELIISTKAGYYMWPGPYGEWGSRKYLISSLDQSLQRMGLDYVDIFYSHRPDPETPMEETMGALDYAVRSGKALYAGISSYTPEQTIEAARILKELGTPLLIHQPSYSMLNRWTENGSPNLYEALDQVGAGSIAFSPLAQGMLTNRYLKGVPADSRAAKERFLSESALTEDKLDRVRGLNAIAEHRGQTLAQMAIAWILRDQPKGSHVTSALVGASSVSQLEDTLSAINNLKFTSDELTAIDEFAVESDINLWAQK; this comes from the coding sequence ATGACTTATTCGGCTGCGGAAAACCGCTACGAAACCATGCCCTACCGCCGCGTCGGACGCAGTGGACTCAAGCTCCCGGCTATCTCGCTGGGCCTTTGGCACAACTTCGGCGACGACAAGCGATTCGACGAACAGCGCGCCATCCTGCGCCGTGCCTTCGATCTGGGCGTCAACCACTTCGACCTCGCCAACAACTATGGCCCGCCCGATGGATCGGCGGAAACGAACTTCGGGCGCCACTTGAAGGAAGACTTCAAGCCCTACCGTGACGAGCTCATCATCTCCACGAAGGCCGGCTACTACATGTGGCCCGGCCCCTATGGTGAATGGGGCTCCCGTAAGTACCTGATCTCCAGTCTTGACCAGTCCCTCCAGCGCATGGGCCTGGATTACGTGGACATCTTCTACAGCCACCGGCCGGACCCTGAGACGCCGATGGAGGAAACCATGGGGGCGCTGGACTATGCGGTCCGGTCCGGCAAGGCCTTGTACGCGGGTATCTCTTCTTACACCCCCGAGCAAACAATCGAGGCAGCCCGGATCCTGAAAGAACTCGGCACACCGCTGCTCATCCACCAGCCCAGCTATTCCATGCTGAACCGATGGACGGAGAACGGTTCGCCGAACCTTTACGAGGCCCTGGACCAGGTAGGCGCTGGCTCCATCGCCTTCTCGCCTCTTGCCCAGGGGATGCTCACCAACCGCTACCTCAAGGGTGTTCCGGCTGACTCCCGGGCCGCCAAGGAACGGTTCCTGTCGGAATCAGCATTGACGGAGGACAAGCTGGACCGTGTTCGGGGCCTCAACGCAATCGCCGAACACCGAGGACAGACCCTCGCGCAGATGGCCATCGCATGGATCCTCCGCGACCAGCCGAAGGGCTCGCACGTAACATCCGCGCTTGTTGGAGCGTCCAGCGTGTCGCAGCTCGAAGATACTCTCAGCGCCATTAACAACCTGAAGTTCACTTCCGATGAGCTGACTGCTATCGACGAGTTCGCAGTCGAATCGGACATCAACCTGTGGGCTCAGAAGTAG
- the glgX gene encoding glycogen debranching protein GlgX produces MEVWPGSAYPLGATFDGTGTNFALFSEKAEKVELCLFDDDGGEVRVDVTEVDGYVWHCYLPQVQPGQKYGYRVHGPYDPDAGQRFNPNKLLLDPYAKAIHRQIDWDPALFSYNMGDPDSRNDADSAPHMMLGVVINPFFDWDGDKLLRIPYHKSVIYEAHVKGLTQLHPEVPEEQRGTYAGVAHPAVISHLQKLGVTAIELMPVHQFVNDGILQDKGLNNYWGYNTIGFFAPHNSYSSKGDTGQQVQDFKAMVRSLHNAGIEVILDVVYNHTAEGNHLGPTLSFKGIDNSAYYRLVENDQKYYMDYTGTGNSLNVRSPHSLQLLMDSLRYWVTEMHVDGFRFDLASTLAREFYDVDKLSTFFELIQQDPVVSQVKLIAEPWDVGPGGYQVGNFPPQWTEWNGQYRDTVRDFWRGEPSTLGEFASRLTGSADLYEHSGRRPVASINFVTAHDGFTLADLVSYNEKHNEANGEGNNDGESHNRSWNCGVEGPTDDPKVLGLRARQQRNFIASLFLSQGVPMLLHGDELGRTQQGNNNGYCQDSELTWINWDNVDQPLVEFTAAVSALRAKHPSLRRSRFFDGRPVLRGEGERLPDIVWLDADASTMTPSDWDTALGRSVGVFLNGDGIHGRDTQGRRITDVNFLLYFNADEDEVGFRVPSDEYAAAWDVMIDTGGEGADSNIVKADQVLMIAAKSLVVLRAHTTPETEPDHSVAASLAALSQTSTPETASLTAPAVNSQPTDSSAGTRSVDASEAVSASDGGDPPAGESKPARKRRASKKADS; encoded by the coding sequence ATGGAAGTCTGGCCTGGATCGGCCTATCCGCTTGGAGCCACCTTTGACGGGACCGGCACCAACTTCGCGCTGTTCAGCGAGAAGGCCGAGAAAGTGGAGCTGTGCCTCTTCGACGACGACGGCGGGGAAGTCCGTGTTGATGTCACCGAGGTAGACGGCTACGTGTGGCACTGCTACCTGCCGCAAGTCCAACCCGGACAGAAATATGGCTATCGGGTGCACGGACCCTACGATCCCGATGCCGGCCAACGGTTCAACCCCAACAAGCTGTTGCTGGACCCGTATGCCAAGGCCATCCATCGTCAGATCGATTGGGACCCGGCCCTGTTCTCCTACAACATGGGGGACCCGGATTCCCGGAATGACGCTGACTCCGCACCGCACATGATGTTGGGCGTGGTCATCAACCCGTTCTTCGACTGGGACGGCGACAAACTCTTGAGGATTCCCTACCACAAGTCGGTCATCTACGAGGCCCACGTCAAGGGACTTACCCAACTGCACCCGGAGGTTCCCGAGGAACAGCGCGGAACCTACGCAGGCGTGGCCCACCCTGCAGTCATCTCCCACCTTCAAAAGCTCGGCGTCACGGCAATCGAGCTCATGCCGGTGCACCAGTTCGTCAATGACGGCATCCTGCAGGACAAGGGATTGAACAACTACTGGGGCTACAACACCATCGGATTCTTTGCGCCCCACAACAGTTACAGTTCCAAGGGTGATACGGGCCAGCAGGTCCAGGACTTCAAAGCCATGGTGCGGTCCCTGCACAACGCCGGGATCGAAGTCATCCTGGATGTCGTTTACAACCACACGGCCGAGGGCAACCACCTGGGGCCCACGCTGTCTTTCAAGGGCATCGACAATTCGGCGTATTACCGCTTGGTGGAGAACGACCAGAAGTACTACATGGACTACACCGGCACCGGCAACTCCCTGAATGTCCGCAGCCCGCATTCGCTGCAGCTGCTGATGGACTCACTCCGCTATTGGGTGACGGAGATGCATGTCGACGGGTTCCGCTTTGACCTCGCGTCCACCCTGGCCCGCGAATTCTATGACGTGGACAAGCTCTCCACCTTTTTCGAACTCATCCAGCAGGACCCTGTGGTGTCCCAGGTGAAGCTCATCGCCGAACCATGGGATGTTGGTCCGGGTGGATATCAGGTGGGCAACTTCCCGCCGCAATGGACAGAATGGAACGGCCAGTACCGGGACACTGTCCGTGACTTCTGGCGCGGAGAGCCCTCCACCCTTGGTGAATTCGCCTCGCGCTTGACCGGCTCTGCCGATCTCTACGAACATTCGGGCCGCCGGCCAGTGGCATCCATCAACTTCGTCACTGCCCACGACGGCTTCACGCTGGCCGACCTCGTGTCGTACAACGAGAAACACAACGAGGCCAACGGCGAGGGTAACAACGACGGCGAATCGCACAACCGCTCCTGGAACTGTGGCGTTGAAGGCCCCACCGACGACCCCAAGGTTCTGGGCCTCAGGGCCCGCCAGCAGCGAAACTTCATCGCCTCGCTCTTCCTCTCGCAAGGCGTTCCCATGCTCCTGCATGGCGATGAACTTGGAAGGACCCAGCAGGGCAACAACAACGGATACTGCCAGGACTCCGAGCTGACCTGGATCAACTGGGACAACGTTGACCAACCCCTGGTGGAGTTCACGGCTGCCGTGAGCGCCCTCCGGGCCAAACATCCCAGTTTGCGCCGGAGCCGCTTCTTCGACGGCCGGCCTGTGCTGCGAGGCGAGGGCGAGCGGCTCCCCGACATCGTTTGGTTGGATGCCGACGCCAGCACCATGACGCCCTCCGACTGGGACACAGCGCTGGGCCGTTCTGTCGGCGTGTTCTTGAACGGTGACGGTATCCACGGGCGGGACACCCAAGGCCGACGGATCACGGACGTCAATTTCCTGCTGTACTTCAATGCTGACGAGGACGAGGTCGGGTTCCGCGTGCCATCTGACGAATACGCCGCCGCGTGGGACGTCATGATCGACACCGGCGGTGAAGGGGCTGATTCGAACATCGTGAAGGCGGACCAGGTCCTGATGATCGCCGCCAAGTCCCTGGTGGTGCTTCGTGCCCACACCACACCCGAGACCGAGCCGGACCACTCTGTGGCCGCATCCCTTGCTGCCCTGAGCCAGACCAGCACGCCCGAAACGGCCTCGCTCACAGCTCCTGCGGTTAACTCGCAGCCGACGGATTCGTCGGCTGGTACCCGCTCTGTGGATGCGTCAGAGGCAGTCAGCGCTTCGGACGGGGGAGATCCGCCCGCTGGGGAATCAAAACCCGCACGGAAGCGCCGCGCTTCGAAGAAGGCGGACTCATGA
- the treZ gene encoding malto-oligosyltrehalose trehalohydrolase, with translation MLEHAAGKNRYDVWAPNAGSVRLLAGGSEYPMEQIHDGGATGWWRAPADVPAREGDAVRYGYIVDGEGPFPDPRSRRQPEGVHGLSATFDPGAYQWRDGEWKGRILKGSVIYELHLGTFTPEGTLDAAARKLDYLVELGVDFIELLPVNAFNGVHNWGYDGVLWYAVHEPYGGPEAYQRFVDAAHAAGLGVIQDVVYNHLGPSGNYLPKFGPYLKSGEGNTWGDSVNLDGSGSDEVRRYILENAAMWLRDYHVDGLRLDAVHALRDERAMHILEDFGALGDQIEAETGITKTLIAESDLNNPRLIYPRKDNGYGLEGQWSDDFHHALHVNLSGETTGYYADFESLAVLAKVLEHGFLHDGSYSSFRGRHHGRPIRHDLAHPSALVVCLQNHDQIGNRATGDRLTASLSFGRLAIGAVLTMTSPFTPMLFMGEEFGASTPWQFFTSHPEPELGEATAKGRIKEFERMGWDPSVVPDPQDPETFKRSKLDWSEPGTGDHARLLQLYRDLAQLRRNTPELVDGSFGETTVEFDDDEHWLEMTRGAIRVVCNFGDEPLDSPMNGSLLLSTETEVVLDDGSLTLPGGSAAVVRVQ, from the coding sequence ATGCTGGAGCACGCTGCTGGAAAAAACCGCTACGACGTCTGGGCGCCGAACGCCGGATCAGTGAGGTTGCTCGCTGGAGGTAGCGAGTACCCGATGGAGCAAATTCACGACGGCGGCGCTACAGGTTGGTGGCGCGCGCCCGCCGACGTCCCGGCACGGGAAGGCGACGCCGTTCGGTACGGCTACATCGTGGACGGAGAAGGGCCTTTTCCTGATCCGCGCTCAAGGCGGCAGCCGGAGGGCGTGCATGGATTGTCCGCCACGTTCGATCCCGGTGCCTACCAGTGGCGGGATGGTGAATGGAAGGGTCGCATCCTCAAGGGATCCGTTATTTATGAACTCCATCTGGGCACTTTCACGCCGGAAGGCACACTGGACGCGGCCGCCCGGAAACTGGACTACTTGGTTGAGCTGGGCGTCGACTTCATCGAGCTGCTTCCGGTCAATGCGTTCAACGGGGTTCACAACTGGGGTTACGACGGCGTCCTCTGGTACGCCGTTCATGAGCCGTACGGTGGCCCGGAGGCCTACCAGCGGTTCGTCGATGCTGCCCACGCCGCAGGTTTGGGCGTTATCCAGGACGTGGTCTACAACCACCTTGGACCCAGCGGCAATTATCTTCCGAAGTTTGGCCCCTACCTGAAATCGGGCGAGGGGAACACCTGGGGCGATTCGGTAAACCTGGACGGATCCGGCTCAGACGAGGTACGCCGTTACATTCTGGAGAATGCGGCGATGTGGCTCCGTGACTATCACGTGGATGGGCTCAGGTTGGACGCCGTGCATGCCCTGCGGGATGAACGGGCAATGCACATCCTGGAGGACTTTGGTGCGCTGGGAGACCAGATCGAAGCGGAGACCGGGATTACTAAAACCCTGATTGCGGAATCGGACTTGAACAATCCGCGGCTCATCTATCCCCGTAAGGACAACGGTTATGGCTTGGAGGGCCAATGGAGCGACGACTTCCACCACGCCCTGCACGTGAACCTTAGCGGTGAAACCACCGGGTACTACGCCGACTTCGAGTCCCTCGCTGTCCTCGCAAAGGTCCTTGAGCACGGCTTCCTCCACGATGGCAGCTACTCAAGTTTCCGGGGACGCCACCACGGCCGGCCCATCCGGCACGACCTCGCGCATCCATCCGCGTTGGTAGTTTGCCTGCAAAACCACGACCAAATCGGCAACCGAGCCACCGGCGACCGTCTTACCGCATCACTGTCATTTGGTCGGTTGGCTATTGGCGCAGTGCTGACCATGACATCCCCCTTTACGCCCATGCTCTTCATGGGCGAAGAATTTGGGGCTTCCACGCCGTGGCAGTTCTTCACCTCCCACCCCGAACCGGAATTGGGGGAGGCCACAGCCAAGGGCCGGATCAAGGAATTTGAACGCATGGGCTGGGATCCTTCTGTTGTGCCCGACCCCCAGGACCCCGAAACTTTCAAGCGCTCAAAGCTGGACTGGAGCGAGCCCGGCACCGGAGACCACGCCCGCCTGCTGCAGCTGTATCGGGATTTAGCACAGCTGCGCCGTAACACCCCGGAGTTGGTGGATGGAAGTTTCGGCGAGACCACAGTGGAGTTCGATGACGACGAGCACTGGCTGGAGATGACCCGCGGCGCCATCCGCGTGGTGTGCAACTTTGGGGACGAGCCGCTGGATTCGCCTATGAACGGGTCCCTGCTGCTGTCAACCGAGACCGAAGTAGTCCTCGACGACGGTTCGCTGACCCTGCCGGGCGGGAGCGCCGCCGTCGTACGTGTCCAGTAA
- the treY gene encoding malto-oligosyltrehalose synthase, giving the protein MRTPVSTYRLQIRRSFTLQDAAELTGYLRNLGVDWIYVSPILTAEEGSDHGYDVTDPSSVDPARGGAEGLAALSKAARSQGLGILADIVPNHMGVASPGQNAWWWQLLKEGRSSRYAEAFDVDWDFGGGKIRIPVLGSDDDLGQLTVVDGELHYYDHRFPLADGSFSAGDSPQDVHARQHYELVGWRRADAELNYRRFFAVNTLAGVRVEVPWVFDEAHEEIVRWFREELVDGLRIDHPDGLADPEGYLARLRKETGGAYLLVEKILEPGEKLPDTFDCEGTTGYDALADVDRLFVDPAAEEYLDSLDARLRDAAQPADYSDMIHGTKRRIADGILRSEILRLSRLVPESAALPRADVADALAEIICWFPVYRTYLPHGQEILEEAIERAGQHRPELRSVLNGLSPLLIDTTGELARRFQQTSGMVMAKGVEDTAFFRYTRLGTLTEVGADPTEFALSPEGFHERMARRQAEIPLSMTTLSTHDTKRSEDARARISVISESVPEWELFLGTVQELAHIPDGPLAALVWQAIAGAWPADRGRLQSYALKAAREAGNSTNWTDPNLDFERHLAAAVDAVFDVPEVAAALENFVAELEPHGTSNSLSAKLIQLTMPGVPDVYQGTEFRDGSLTDPDNRRPVDFQARIAALAELDTGVRPAFTQDAAKLLVVSRALRLRRDRPELFGGYQPVHASGAAADHVVAFSRGVDAPGAVTVGTRLPKRLAREGGWRDTVIDLAVNCYDELTGTTYDAGSVAVATLLEHYPVALLVPAD; this is encoded by the coding sequence ATGAGGACACCCGTTTCAACGTACAGGTTGCAAATCCGGCGAAGCTTCACACTTCAGGATGCCGCCGAACTCACCGGCTACCTGCGCAACCTCGGGGTCGATTGGATCTACGTATCGCCGATCCTCACGGCGGAGGAAGGCTCGGACCACGGTTATGACGTCACGGATCCTTCTTCCGTGGATCCCGCCCGGGGCGGAGCGGAGGGCCTCGCCGCCCTGTCCAAGGCTGCCCGGTCCCAAGGGCTAGGTATCCTGGCGGACATCGTTCCCAATCACATGGGAGTCGCCTCGCCAGGACAGAATGCCTGGTGGTGGCAGCTCCTGAAGGAGGGGCGCTCGTCCAGGTACGCGGAAGCGTTCGACGTCGACTGGGACTTTGGCGGCGGAAAGATCCGTATCCCCGTGCTTGGCAGCGATGACGACCTTGGGCAGTTGACTGTGGTGGACGGCGAACTGCACTACTACGATCACCGTTTCCCCTTGGCCGATGGCAGCTTCAGTGCTGGAGACAGCCCGCAGGACGTTCATGCGCGGCAGCACTATGAACTGGTGGGCTGGCGCCGGGCGGACGCTGAACTGAACTACCGCCGCTTTTTCGCAGTGAACACACTGGCAGGCGTCCGCGTGGAGGTTCCATGGGTCTTCGATGAGGCGCATGAGGAAATCGTGCGATGGTTCCGCGAAGAGCTGGTGGATGGTCTTAGGATCGATCACCCCGATGGGCTGGCGGATCCTGAAGGGTACCTGGCAAGGCTTCGCAAGGAGACAGGCGGGGCGTACCTTCTGGTGGAGAAGATCCTGGAACCGGGAGAGAAACTGCCGGATACCTTTGATTGCGAAGGCACCACCGGGTATGACGCGCTGGCGGACGTAGACCGTTTGTTCGTCGACCCCGCAGCCGAGGAATACCTGGACTCACTTGACGCCCGGCTGCGGGATGCAGCCCAGCCAGCCGATTATTCAGACATGATCCACGGCACCAAACGGCGCATCGCTGACGGCATCCTGAGGTCTGAAATCCTACGGTTGTCCCGGCTTGTTCCCGAGTCAGCGGCATTGCCGCGTGCCGACGTAGCCGACGCCCTGGCCGAGATCATTTGCTGGTTCCCCGTCTACAGGACCTACCTTCCACACGGGCAGGAGATCCTCGAGGAAGCCATAGAGCGCGCAGGACAGCACCGGCCCGAGCTTCGGTCCGTGCTTAACGGGCTGAGCCCGCTCCTGATTGATACCACCGGGGAACTCGCCCGCCGTTTCCAGCAGACCTCCGGCATGGTTATGGCCAAGGGCGTGGAGGACACAGCGTTCTTCCGATACACCCGGTTGGGGACGCTCACCGAAGTGGGAGCCGATCCCACTGAATTTGCGCTTTCCCCCGAGGGGTTCCACGAGCGCATGGCACGGCGTCAGGCAGAGATCCCGCTCTCCATGACCACGCTCAGCACCCACGACACCAAGCGCAGTGAGGACGCGCGGGCCAGGATTTCGGTCATTTCCGAATCCGTTCCCGAATGGGAGCTGTTCCTCGGCACGGTCCAGGAGCTGGCACACATCCCGGACGGTCCGCTGGCAGCGCTCGTTTGGCAGGCAATTGCAGGTGCCTGGCCCGCCGACCGGGGGCGCCTCCAATCGTATGCGCTCAAGGCCGCCCGTGAAGCCGGAAATTCGACCAATTGGACGGACCCCAACCTGGACTTCGAGCGTCACTTGGCTGCCGCCGTCGACGCCGTTTTTGACGTCCCCGAGGTTGCTGCCGCCTTGGAGAATTTCGTGGCGGAACTGGAACCTCATGGAACCTCCAACTCACTCTCAGCCAAGCTCATCCAACTGACCATGCCCGGGGTTCCGGATGTCTATCAGGGCACGGAGTTCCGGGACGGTTCACTGACTGACCCAGATAATCGGCGGCCAGTGGACTTTCAAGCCCGGATCGCGGCGCTCGCGGAACTCGACACCGGTGTGCGGCCTGCCTTCACGCAGGACGCTGCCAAACTGCTGGTGGTTTCCAGGGCGCTCAGGTTGCGTCGGGACCGGCCGGAACTGTTTGGTGGTTACCAGCCTGTCCACGCGAGTGGCGCCGCCGCTGATCACGTAGTCGCGTTCAGCCGTGGAGTGGACGCACCCGGCGCGGTCACCGTTGGCACGCGGCTGCCCAAGCGCCTCGCCCGGGAAGGCGGCTGGCGGGATACGGTTATCGACTTGGCGGTGAACTGCTATGACGAACTGACCGGGACCACGTATGACGCCGGTTCAGTGGCAGTCGCCACGCTGCTGGAGCACTATCCGGTGGCCCTGCTGGTGCCCGCTGACTGA